The Fulvivirga ligni genome window below encodes:
- a CDS encoding helix-turn-helix domain-containing protein — protein sequence MDFGFNSNREILAEMGRRFKEARINSSFTQQELAKHTGVSRTTITRLEGGAGISMLHFIALLRAVDHVNDLSRIIDVSQFIDPEKEFKHQQAQSKRVRH from the coding sequence ATGGATTTTGGATTTAATTCAAACAGAGAAATATTAGCTGAAATGGGAAGGAGGTTTAAAGAGGCAAGAATCAATAGCTCTTTTACACAGCAGGAGTTGGCAAAGCACACTGGTGTGAGCAGGACTACTATCACCAGGCTAGAAGGTGGTGCCGGTATCTCCATGCTGCATTTTATTGCCTTGCTTCGAGCTGTAGATCATGTCAATGACCTTTCCAGAATCATCGATGTAAGCCAATTCATAGATCCGGAAAAAGAATTCAAACATCAACAAGCACAAAGCAAAAGGGTAAGACATTAA
- a CDS encoding type IV toxin-antitoxin system AbiEi family antitoxin: MEREIVDIALQNLKEIKATWSQIDPIEDGQLQFEINGKHLVFVAEVKKEIRNHQLHQIEKIHREKGNVILISEIIFPKIKEQLRELGIAYLESNGNVFIKTPDIFWYVDTNNKYPIRSDNANRAFTKTGLKVVFHLLQNADLINRAQRDIAEIANVGLGNIPQVIDGLKKTGYLMVLRKKTYVWKNRRELLDRWINEYATQLRPKLIRGYYHIQGAWDDIKLDNELTAWGGEPAADLLTNHLRPEKFILYTKETSISLMKNYRLIPREKGELEVLEMFWDNKGRGIVPPMLIYAELMVEGGKRNTETAEMIFNEHIQSKL; encoded by the coding sequence ATGGAAAGAGAAATTGTCGATATTGCTCTGCAAAACCTAAAAGAAATTAAGGCAACCTGGTCTCAGATTGATCCGATTGAGGATGGACAACTGCAATTTGAGATTAATGGTAAACATCTTGTATTTGTTGCTGAGGTGAAAAAAGAGATTCGGAACCATCAACTACATCAAATTGAAAAAATTCACAGAGAAAAAGGTAATGTAATTCTTATTTCTGAGATAATATTTCCTAAGATCAAAGAGCAACTGAGAGAATTGGGTATAGCCTACCTTGAAAGCAATGGTAATGTTTTTATAAAGACGCCAGATATTTTCTGGTATGTGGATACCAATAATAAATACCCCATACGAAGTGATAATGCTAATAGGGCTTTTACCAAAACAGGACTAAAGGTTGTATTTCATTTATTGCAAAATGCTGATCTTATTAATAGAGCACAGCGTGATATTGCTGAAATAGCCAATGTGGGATTGGGCAATATTCCACAAGTTATTGATGGGTTGAAAAAAACTGGATATTTAATGGTATTGAGAAAGAAAACATATGTTTGGAAAAATCGAAGAGAACTTCTGGATAGGTGGATTAATGAATATGCTACTCAGCTAAGACCTAAATTAATTAGAGGATATTATCACATTCAAGGGGCTTGGGATGATATAAAACTGGATAATGAATTAACGGCATGGGGAGGAGAACCGGCAGCAGATTTGCTAACTAATCATTTAAGGCCGGAAAAGTTTATCTTATACACAAAGGAAACAAGCATTAGCCTGATGAAGAACTACAGGTTGATTCCAAGGGAGAAGGGAGAACTTGAAGTGCTTGAGATGTTTTGGGACAATAAAGGTCGTGGCATAGTTCCTCCAATGTTAATATATGCAGAATTAATGGTTGAGGGAGGCAAAAGAAATACTGAAACTGCTGAAATGATTTTTAATGAACACATCCAATCAAAGTTATAA
- a CDS encoding cysteine peptidase family C39 domain-containing protein, translated as MIAKYHGKSYSVDFLREKSGITNEGVSFSGLAEAAESIGYNTLAVRINWKTLLKEVPLPCIVHWRERHFVVVYKIKMNKVYVADPAHGLVKYQVRDFLEGWTGEGYEEKATGYALVLEQTPEFKGMSGGVDKAYDFTFCFGTLSPMVNIYYSWP; from the coding sequence ATGATTGCAAAATATCATGGAAAATCCTATTCAGTAGATTTTCTGAGAGAAAAATCAGGAATAACTAATGAAGGAGTTTCCTTTAGTGGACTGGCCGAAGCTGCGGAGAGTATTGGGTATAATACTCTTGCTGTCAGAATAAATTGGAAAACTCTCTTGAAGGAAGTGCCACTTCCTTGTATTGTGCATTGGAGAGAGCGTCATTTCGTAGTAGTATATAAAATTAAAATGAATAAAGTTTACGTGGCCGATCCAGCACACGGACTTGTGAAGTACCAAGTGAGGGATTTCTTAGAGGGATGGACAGGTGAAGGTTACGAAGAAAAAGCTACAGGCTATGCGTTGGTTCTAGAACAGACACCTGAATTTAAAGGAATGTCTGGAGGTGTGGATAAAGCATATGATTTCACCTTTTGTTTTGGTACTTTAAGCCCTATGGTAAATATATACTACAGCTGGCCTTAG
- a CDS encoding helix-turn-helix domain-containing protein — MEKKIHHGRNVKRFREMLGIKQEGLALELGDDWNQRKISLLEQKEEIEADLLKQVAEVLKVPVEAIENFSEEAAINIISSTLHDQSGSINHHPTFNINPMEKIMELFERLLASEREKTQLLKDILDKMK, encoded by the coding sequence ATGGAGAAGAAAATACACCACGGAAGAAATGTAAAGCGCTTTAGAGAAATGCTGGGCATCAAACAAGAAGGTTTAGCTCTTGAGCTTGGTGATGATTGGAACCAACGTAAAATATCTCTTCTCGAGCAAAAAGAAGAGATTGAAGCTGATTTACTGAAGCAAGTGGCGGAAGTATTGAAAGTACCTGTTGAAGCTATTGAGAATTTTAGTGAAGAGGCAGCTATTAATATTATCTCTAGCACTCTTCATGATCAATCTGGATCCATAAATCATCATCCTACTTTTAATATTAATCCCATGGAAAAAATCATGGAATTATTCGAAAGGTTGTTAGCTAGTGAGAGAGAAAAGACTCAGCTATTAAAAGATATACTGGATAAGATGAAATAA
- a CDS encoding HEPN domain-containing protein, translating to MKTMEINSLGQCSYQQLINVIREVVKPDMIYLLGSSQREIKSESIFISNPTTVNYTSEYYLLIVIPELNDKNTYEWEEIIECRCKSIIPIICIVLQTSIFEKWLKAGHSFAVKVFQSADIIHSSQRSLFDDVTLGEITDQKEIKDFYNTGINKAKEFLKTAELCRLSDQNALAMFMLHQSAEQALTALIKAGTGYHRRTHNLSRLIRLSGLVTNEVRSIFPQHTEEDKRLLKLLQSAYSDGRYKREYRVRMDDLLLCIRHVSVVLEICCERANIELIHL from the coding sequence ATGAAAACTATGGAAATCAACAGCTTAGGCCAATGCTCTTATCAGCAACTGATTAATGTTATCAGGGAGGTGGTGAAGCCTGACATGATTTATCTACTAGGTAGCTCACAGCGGGAAATAAAAAGTGAGAGTATTTTCATTTCTAACCCCACAACGGTGAATTATACTTCGGAGTACTACCTTTTAATTGTGATTCCTGAACTGAATGACAAGAACACATATGAGTGGGAGGAAATTATTGAGTGTCGCTGTAAATCTATCATTCCCATAATTTGCATTGTATTACAGACTAGCATCTTTGAAAAGTGGTTAAAGGCAGGTCATAGTTTTGCTGTAAAAGTCTTCCAATCCGCTGATATTATCCACAGCTCTCAGAGGTCACTATTTGATGATGTCACACTTGGAGAAATTACAGATCAAAAAGAAATCAAAGACTTCTACAACACCGGCATTAATAAAGCTAAAGAATTTTTAAAGACAGCAGAGCTATGTAGGTTAAGTGACCAAAATGCTCTTGCCATGTTCATGCTGCATCAGTCAGCCGAGCAAGCACTTACTGCCTTGATCAAAGCCGGAACAGGCTACCACAGACGTACCCATAATCTTAGTAGGCTAATTAGATTGTCAGGTTTAGTCACTAATGAGGTGAGGAGCATATTTCCTCAACACACAGAGGAAGATAAGAGGTTATTGAAGCTTTTGCAGAGTGCTTATAGTGATGGGAGGTATAAGAGGGAGTATAGGGTTCGGATGGATGATTTGTTGTTATGCATCCGTCATGTTTCTGTAGTCTTAGAAATTTGTTGTGAAAGAGCCAATATTGAGCTGATCCACCTTTAG
- a CDS encoding helix-turn-helix domain-containing protein, with protein MATEIITTDDLREFKLELIDEFKKILKEHAGTPVKKWLRSPEVRTMLHISPGTLQNLRVNGTLPFTKIGGVLYYDYQDIHKMLTENRVHNSRNFDPILK; from the coding sequence ATGGCAACAGAAATTATCACCACAGACGATCTAAGAGAGTTTAAACTTGAACTAATTGATGAGTTTAAAAAGATTTTAAAAGAACATGCCGGAACCCCTGTAAAAAAATGGCTTAGATCTCCAGAGGTAAGGACCATGTTACACATTTCGCCAGGTACATTGCAAAATCTAAGAGTAAACGGCACTCTACCATTCACTAAAATAGGCGGAGTTCTATATTATGATTACCAGGATATTCATAAAATGCTAACAGAAAATAGAGTTCATAACAGCCGCAATTTTGATCCAATTTTAAAATAG
- a CDS encoding N-6 DNA methylase yields the protein MNFKIQDSVVQTKIVSEIQLVYRSKININDRPIIQPSEDANKIFHQVWDEDLMLRESFYAMYLNRQNKVQSVLKVSTGGTTGTVADPRLIRLAVGAMVRDLIKVYHQLLNYGHEWCDPLGNLYEEITSKRKSQALGQFFTPEHLCDLMVQLNYSEVISNARISDPACGSGRNLLAFHVAYPGNYVFGEDIDLMCCKMAAINLMVHGCQGEIIHHNSLVCVNQFQTYPDDVCDNTHH from the coding sequence ATGAATTTCAAAATCCAAGACTCCGTAGTGCAGACTAAAATAGTTTCTGAAATCCAACTGGTCTATAGATCCAAAATTAATATTAATGATAGACCAATAATTCAGCCATCTGAAGATGCTAATAAGATTTTTCATCAAGTATGGGATGAGGATTTGATGCTTCGTGAATCTTTCTATGCCATGTATCTCAACCGACAAAATAAGGTGCAGTCTGTATTGAAAGTAAGCACCGGAGGGACTACCGGTACTGTGGCTGATCCCAGGCTTATTAGACTGGCCGTTGGCGCAATGGTACGCGATCTTATTAAGGTCTATCATCAATTATTAAATTATGGTCATGAGTGGTGTGATCCTTTAGGTAATTTGTATGAAGAGATAACCTCAAAGCGTAAATCACAGGCTTTAGGTCAGTTTTTCACTCCTGAGCACCTTTGTGATTTAATGGTTCAACTAAATTATAGTGAAGTCATTTCTAATGCGCGAATTTCCGACCCTGCTTGTGGATCTGGCCGAAATTTGTTGGCTTTCCATGTGGCTTATCCTGGCAATTATGTATTCGGTGAGGATATCGATCTGATGTGCTGTAAAATGGCAGCTATTAACTTGATGGTGCATGGATGTCAAGGTGAAATTATACATCATAATTCGCTCGTTTGCGTCAATCAGTTTCAAACCTACCCTGATGATGTCTGTGATAATACTCACCACTAA